The window AGCTGCACAGCTCCTAAGTGAGGGAGCCAGGATTTACACCCAGCAGCTGATTGGCGTTTGGGGTCGGTGGGTGCAGGAGACGTTGCAGGTCAGGGAGGCACGAGGCAGCCTCTGACGTGCGGAGGCTGTGTGTTCTGCTGCAGTGTGACTGGTGTGGTGTGGCCGTCGCCTCCTGTGGCGCTGAGGGAGGACAGGGGGCCAGAGGGAGCTGCAGGCCTCCTGGGGTCTTGGTTTACCTGGTTCTCACTCCTTCCGGGCATCTGGGGTTGGGGgcggggctcccaggggtggggtCGGGGGGACACAGCCCTTTGACGATGTCAGCAGCTCCAGGATGGTGATGGCGCTGGGGATGGCAGGGCAGACCTGGCTCCCGGCCCAGGGGCTGTCCCGTGAAGCCGacaggcccccacccccaggctgggaTTCGGCCCCAGCCGGGCAGGTTCAGGGCAAAGTCAGGCACAGCTGGGCACATTTCCGGCCTGGTAGTCTTTGGCCCCTAGAgcgtttttttaaaaacatgagccAGAGTTTTCAAATCGCCTAAAAATCAGGCTTTCTGCCTCATAAATTCAGATGTGGCTACCCAGGGCCTGCCTGCCTTGATGGTGCAGGCGTGCCTCCTCCCCACATGTCTCTGTCCCCGTCTGCCTGCCTCGTCTCCACCCCTTCTGACCCCTGGACACACCTGAGTCTGTGGCCCTGGGGTGCAGGCGACACGGCGgagggcctggagcctggggaggggccggctggtggcatGGAGTCCCCAGAGGCACCACACaggcccccccaacccccccgtcTCTCCTGGCCCTGGAACAGCGCTTCCAGCTCCGTGTGTGGCCAGAAGGGGGCTGGGTCAGTGCCTCCCACCCGGCCCTGGGGGGGCTGGAGCTGTGGAGGGTCCCATGGGGCAGAGCCCCCATCTGGCTGGCCTCATCTCTGAGTGACCATGGGGGGATCCACCCCACCTCTCGGATCCTCggtttcctctcctgtaacatGGGGATAGAAGCTTCCAGAGTTGCAGGAGGATTAAATGGGAGCACAGCCTGAGGCAGGTCCGTCTGTGCCCCCCCAGACCCTCCCCAGAAGGCCTCCCACGAGGCCTCCGTGGACATGTGTGACCTGAAGAGAGAGCTCCAGCTGCTCAGCCAGCTTCTGCAGCACCCACAGAAGATGGGGAGGAGGCCCTCACCCACCCCTGTCCACCAGTGAGTGCGGGAGGCCAGGAGGGGCCCCCGGGCCTGGCCGGgttgggcctggggtgggggccagtGGGGGGCCTCTCCTGGGGCTGGAACCTTCTCATCGTCCCATCTCCTCCTGGAGGAGCCAAGAGGCCGCCCTGCAGGCCAAGCCCCTCGCCTGCCCTATGAGAACGTTGTAAGAAGAAACATCACAGCTCTGTCCCAGGACGGCCCCCCAGTAAAGGGGAAGCGGTCAGCCCACTTTAGAGCTCGgcagactgaggcccagagatggttAGGGCTGCTCCATGGCCATGGAGGGCTCGGTCCAGGCAGACCTGGGGCCAGGACCCGGGGCTGAGTCCCAGGAGAGCCCCACCCTGTctgcttcctccagcttcctctgTCCCCCGCAGCTCActctctctgtccctcactcACCGGCTGTGTCCCCTATCGCCCtgaccctccttcccctctctcctccctctctcctgggtacctgcctctccctccctgcccgccCCTCTGCCTTCCGGGCCCTCACCCGCCCCCTCGCCCTGCCAGGAGGCTGCAGAGCCTGGAGTCCAAGCTGGCCTCGGTGAGGTTCACGGGGCACACGGCGTCCTTCGAGGAGGATCGGGTCAACGCCACGGTGTGGAAGCTCCAGCCCACGGCCGGCCTCCAGGACCTACACATCCACGCCTGCCAGGAGGTCAGGGGTCAGGGTCTGGGCCGGCCAGGACAGGAAGCAGATGCGGGGGCTGTGAGCGCGCCCCTCCCCCGGGCCTCCAGGAACCAGGCGTGTGCCCTGGAGGAGGGCCTAGGCCAGCGAATGCCCGTGGGGTTGCCCCACAGCACTGAGGACCTTCCTGGATGGTGGTGGGGACAGAGGCGGGGCAGGACTGCTCCTGCGCCAGGGCCCCTGCGGCACACCGTGTGGACAGAAGAGCAACCCCAGAATGCTGTGCATGCACCTCGGTCCTGAGACTGCCCCTCCAGGGGACCTGGTTAGCGGGAAGCCACCCGCACCGCCCCCATCCCCCAACACCAGGAAGCTGTAGGCAGAGGTGGCCCGGACCACAGAACACCCCTTCACCCCGGGCCCTGGGCTCTAACCACAAGGCTCCCCAGCCGGCACTGGTGCCTGGGAAAGGAGGGGCGAGAAGGGTTGTTGTGAGTCAGGTTCGGCTCCTGAAGGAGGTGGGCTGAGAGATGGCAGCATGCAGGAAGGTATGGGGTGGGGATGTGGAGGGGAGCTGGGGGTCCACCTCTGCCTAAGCCCCAGTGGGACCCTGGTCTGCAGGAGGAGCGGGGCGACATCCTGGAGTACTCGGTGCTGCTGCCCCGCGCGCTCTTCCAGAAGACCAAAGGCCGGAGGGGGGAGGCCGAGAAGAGACTCCTCCTGGTGGATTTCAGCAGTCAAGCCCTGTTCCAGGTGTGGGCCCTCACCCTCATGCTCTCCCCTGGGGAAAGCcgtggggaaggagggatggaaggaggcGTGGAGCTGAGCCACCTCTTCCAGGAGTCAGAGCCTTTCCTGTAAAGTCAGAAATTGGACTGCAACCTGCAAATCTCCCCAGGAGAGGTCTGAAGGCTGTTGCTCTTACTACAGTGTAAATGACTACATGTGCAAGAATTGTTTCCAGAGGGCAGCTCAGCATCTCAAAGTGGTGTGCTGGGGAGAAACAGGAGTCTAGCGAGCCTTGGGGACCCCTGGGTCTTTCTTtccagccctgagccccctccCTACTCTCTCCCGCCACCCTGTATATCCAGGACAAGAATTCCAGCCAAGTCTTAGGTGAGAAGGTCTTGGGTATCATGGTGGAGAACACCAAAGTGGCCAACCTCTCAGAGCCCGTGGTGCTCACCTTCCAGCACCAGCCGCAGCCGGTGAGTGTTAGCAGACCAGCCAAGGGGACGAGCCTGTCCAAGGCCTCCCTTCTGAACCATTGGCTGTGACAAATGGGATCCGCTCTCCTTCCCTCTCGTCCCTACAGAAGAACGTGACTCTGCAGTGTGTCTTCTGGGTTGAAGACCTGACACGTGAGTGTGGAGGGGTCGCCGAGCTGGGCAGGTGTCTGGAGGAGAGAGGTGgtcctggagggtgggggagatggggtcaatcagggagggcttcctggagaaagtgaTGGCAGACTAGGGATCTGCCAGATGGAGCAGAGGCCTGGAAGAGTCATACAGTCATGCATTTGGGAGCACAGTGAGTCCTGGGGGCCTGGGCTTATCAGAGCCCCATGCTGTCCCCTCCTCAGTGCGCAGCCCGGGGAGCTGGAGCGACGCTGGGTGTGAGACCatcaggagagagacagagacgtCCTGCCTCTGCAACCACCTGACCTACTTTGCAGTGCTGATGGTGAGGGGCCTCCTGCCCTGCAGCCGCACCACAGGCCGAGTGCTTGCTGTGGGCCAGCCGCTCTCACATATATGTCAGTCATTCCTCCCAGCAACCCCCGAGGCGGCTTCTGTTGtcccatttcatagataaggaaactgaagctcagagaggttcagcaatttgcccagggtcacacagctaggaagtaaaAGCACTGGTCTCTAAAGGCCTTGGTCTTTATTCCCAACTTTGGGTGCCTGATAAACATACCGATTCCTGGCCCGAGCCTAGGATCCTGACTCcacaggctggggtggggccaggaggcTGTTCCTCTGGGGGATGCCGAGGCCCAGCATGGAGCCCTTGCAGTGCACTTCAGTGCCCCAAGCTCTCAGGAGCTTGGTATCCTAGGTTCGTTCTCTCAGAATCTTAGGACCCCGGCATCTGAGGGCCGGATGGCCTTCCAGctctccctggggtggggagctCACTCCTTTACAGGAACCCCGTTCCGGTGTTGGACGTCACAGACAAATCATTAGTGCCGGGACAGAAAAGGGAGTCTCGGGGGGGAGGTTCTTGACGTTTGGGGGTCAGGGACCCATTTGAGAGTGTGGTGGAGGCCACAGAGCCCCCCAGAAAAATCCACCCATGGGGCCACATTCTGCTCTGTTTGGGGGGTGTGGCTTCATCTGGGGGACCCCCCCGTGTCGAGCTGGGGACGCGGAGGCCAGCCCTACTCTGTCTCGTGGACCCAGGTGGCCTCCATGGAGGTGGACCCCGTGCACAAGCACTACCTGACCCTCCTCTCCTACGTGGGCTGTGTCATCTCCGCGCTGGCCTGTACCCTCACCATCGCCGCCTACCTCTGCTCCAGGTGGGCCGGGGAGGGCGCGGGAAGAGGGCAGCACGGAGGAGCCCGCCCTGGAGGCTGGCCCGGCTGCCCCTGCGGTGGGTGTGGTGGCGGGAGGCCTGGAGGCACAGCCGGCTGACCCTAGGGGCCGCGTCTCCTCCTCGGGTCTGCGGCATTTGGAGAATGTGACGTTTACAGATTTGATTAACTGCCAACCTTGGAAATCAGGACAATCGgcataaaaatctagatttctgcCTTTGGATGACCAGCAGTGACCCCGCTGGGGGCGCGTGGTGATACGATGGTGATGGTGGTAACGGTTATGCTTACCTCGAGCCTCCCACGTGCCccgcactgttctaagtgctttacgtgTATCAACTTGGTTCATCCTCCCAAGGCCCCTGGGAAAGAGtgctcagagagggtaagagaCTTGCCCGAGGGCACACAGCAAGGAAATGGCAAAGGCAGgcttgaacccaggcaggctggctccaggtcCACGGGCCCCAGCTTCCGGGGCTGAGCAGTGGTGGCTGCTGTGGATGATCCTTGCTAGCCTTCTGGGCTCTGGTGTCTGCTTTGAGGCCTGGCCCCTGCAGGTGTTGGAGCTTGACGTCTCCCCCCATGGAGGCTTCTCCCATATGGAGGGGAGACACCCTTGGTTCAGTGGGACACCCCGTGGGTGCTCACGGTCCtcccctgggaggaggggagccgTGTGCATAGGCAGTTGTGTTGTGGTGCCCGCAGCTGTGCGCATGGTAGGGCTGGAGCAGGTGGTGAGGGGCGACAGCCGGCAGGCTCAGTGGGGGGCTGGGGACAGGCGCTTCTTCACCCCTGACATGTCCCCACTGATCACAGAAGTGCCCAAGGACACGGGGACCGGAACCCTTAGGGCCTGAGCATCTTgtctgtgccagacactttgcATCAGTGTGACCCTCACccacccaggccccagcccaAGTTAGGGGCAGGGCGGGCGCACATCCCAGACAGTGACACTGGGGCCTGGGTGTTCCGCTGCGCCCTCTGGGACGGGCAGGGGGTGGGCCCAGGCTGAGCATGGCGGGGGCgtgggggctgggcaggaaaGGCCAACAGGGCCCTGGACCACGCGGAGTCccgggatgggggtggggctgcgATGTGCACACAAGACTTGCAACCCTGGAGACAGACGGACACATGCGCCCTATGCTCACAGACTCACAGACACACAGGTGTGCAGACAGACAGGCGGACGCAGAGCGTGGTGGCATGGGTTCTCCAAAACAGCAACACACCCCGTCTTTCCTCTGACTTTGGGAGCATCTGGCTGATGGTAGCGGCTGGCTTGTCTTCCTCACTCTGTCTGGCTAAGGCTGTTGTTAGATGCGCACACGGGCCCCGAGCCCGTggtgctgggcacacagtcaGCGTACAGGGGCAAGCGGGGAGTGGCCTGGCGGCAGCCACAGGGGTGAGatagggagtgtgtgtgtgtgtgtgtgtgtgtgtgtgtggtctgggaaagctgcctggaggaggaggaggagtgggcacCTCCCCCTTCCCACGCCAGCCCCAAGGGTGACCCCTCCAACCCCGCACAGGAGGAAGACCCGGGATTACACCATCAAGGTGCACATGAACCTGCTGCTGGCCGTCTTCCTGCTGGATGTGAGCTTCCTGCTCAGCGAGCCAGTGGCCCTGGCGGGCTCTGAGGCTGGCTGCCGTGCCAGCGCCATCTTCCTGCACTTCTCCCTGCTCGCCTGCCTCTCCTGGATGGGCCTGGAGGGCTACAACCTCTACCGGCTGGTGGTCGAGGTCTTCGGCACCTATGTCCCTGGCTACCTGCTCAAGCTGAGCATTGTGGGCTGGGGTGAGTTGGCAGAGGACGTTGGTGGGCCCCCCAGACCTGCCCCGTCCACTCGGCTTTTGGAAAACACAGGCGCCTGGTTCTGCTTCTCCACCTACCTCTCTGTTCCTCACGGCCCCCTTCACCCACCCATCCTCAGGGCTTCCTAACCTTGGCTGAGGCAAGGTCCCTTTTAGGAAGATGAGTGGTGAGCCGTCTCCCCAAAAAACACATATCCTCCACATTGCTCACTCCTTTAAAAGGAGGGTTTGCAGATGGAGCCACCATGTATGGatgtgcaggttgtgcactgctCAAAGGCACCCAGTTGGGGGATGAGTGGGGCTGTAATCCAGACCTCCACTCACCTAATTCTCCCAGGCTGGCAGTGGCCCTGCCTGTGAATCCCCCTGAACCTCAGGTAACAGAGTCCCCAGGGCTCTGGCATTTGTTCTTGACCAAAGACAACCCAATTTGCCTACGGCCCAGATCTCTCTTGTGTCAGACCTGGAGGCCCAGGGGCACCCACCACCAGTCCCTTTGGACAGAGCACAGGCCCACCAACCACGTGGCACTGACGCCACCTTGCTGCTCCTCCTGTGTTCCTCATTCTGCCTTCCTTCGTTCCCTCTGTTGATTGACATGGAATTCCTTCAGAGCTGGCTCTGTGTCAAGACCCAGGTGTTTGGTGGTGGGCGACTCCCCTGACCCAGGGAGCTCTCAATCTCCACCTCACGGACAAGGTCAAGGTCCAGTACAGACTTCCCCTGGGGATGGAACTCTGGACGCCCGCCCTTGAACTGTCCTCTATCCACCAATGTCCCGTCTGCTCCTCCTGTCTATCCTTGTGGAATCCAGGGGAGCTGCAGGCCTCTCTCCTAAGGGCCCCGGGATGGTGAGGGGGCGGGGGCGAGGTCAGGGGAGACAGGCCCCCTCCATGGGAAATCCAGactggagtggggaagggaagggtcCAAGCCTGGAGGATGGTGCTGGGTGGGCTCTGGGAGCAGAGGGCTGAGGGGACGTCTTGCCAGAGGGCGGGACATAGGAGGGGCTCAGAGCTGGGGAGACGGAACTCCACGCTTTGCTGCCCACAGGCTTCCCCATCTTCCTGGTGACGTTGGTGGCACTGGTGGACGTGAACAACTATGGCCCCATCATCCTGGCTGTGCACAGGACTCCAGAGAGTATCATCTACCCTTCCATGTGAGTGGCTGTGTGCAGTGGGGGCAGGAATGTGGGCCtcggtgggcagaggccagagagcagCCCAGACCCAGGACACGCTGACCAGGAGACCCCTGGGTGCCAGGGCCCTGGGGGTTTTGGCCTGGCAGTGTCCAGAGCACTGGGCTAAGGGTCAGGGAGGATGGGAAAAGGCCTGGATCTGCCACTCACTCACCAGGTGACCTTGAGcgggtcctcagtttccccacttgtgaGTGGGAGTATGGGTTGGAGCACATGAGCCCCTGCTATGTTCCTTTGCTGTCCTCTGCTGTCTCCCCAAACAGATGGAaagatggaggcccagagagagcagGGGCCCGCCTGTGCTGCCCAAAGGTGCCCATCTGGGGATGAGTGGAGCTGAGACCCAGGCTCCTCCCCTAACTGCCCAGGCCAGTGGCCACCTACCTGTGGGTCCCTTGAACCTTGACTAGGCACCAGGGCTCCTGAGCACAGGCTGGCAGGAATTCTCTCCATTTGCTCAGTGCTTTGaagatttcaatcttttacatcCTGAGCTTGTGGGGGTTTTGGTTCACCTTTGTGCTATCTGTTTTATTAtttgcttcatattttctttaaatcatctgACCTGTTAATttaaacgtatttttaaaaaaatattatatcaaTACTATGAGTAGAAAGCAAGCATCACTTGTCACAAGCAGTGAGTAATGGTGAAAATAAACACGGGGACCACAAAGTGCTGGCTGAAGGCTGTGAGCGGCTCTTTGTTG of the Equus quagga isolate Etosha38 chromosome 13, UCLA_HA_Equagga_1.0, whole genome shotgun sequence genome contains:
- the ADGRG1 gene encoding adhesion G-protein coupled receptor G1 isoform X1; amino-acid sequence: MGPRWWLLRVTSGRKMAPQTLLQIALFLLLLVQGARGRGPGEDFRFCGQRNQTQRSSLRYSETPELRISIQNSEEALTVHAPFPGVSPDPQDFPEPRGLYHFCLYWNRRAGKLHLQYGKKDFPLSDGASRLLCFQSQEESRAQGPPLLATSVSSWWRPWNTSLPSAAGFTFSFHDPPQKASHEASVDMCDLKRELQLLSQLLQHPQKMGRRPSPTPVHQRLQSLESKLASVRFTGHTASFEEDRVNATVWKLQPTAGLQDLHIHACQEEERGDILEYSVLLPRALFQKTKGRRGEAEKRLLLVDFSSQALFQDKNSSQVLGEKVLGIMVENTKVANLSEPVVLTFQHQPQPKNVTLQCVFWVEDLTLRSPGSWSDAGCETIRRETETSCLCNHLTYFAVLMVASMEVDPVHKHYLTLLSYVGCVISALACTLTIAAYLCSRRKTRDYTIKVHMNLLLAVFLLDVSFLLSEPVALAGSEAGCRASAIFLHFSLLACLSWMGLEGYNLYRLVVEVFGTYVPGYLLKLSIVGWGFPIFLVTLVALVDVNNYGPIILAVHRTPESIIYPSMCWIRDSLVSHVTNLGLFSLVFLFNAAMLGTMVVQILRLRPHAQKWPHVLTLLGLSLVLGLPWALVFFSFASGTFQLIVLYFFSIITSFQGFLIFLWYWSMRLQARGGPSPLKNSSDSARLPISSGSTSSSRI
- the ADGRG1 gene encoding adhesion G-protein coupled receptor G1 isoform X2, whose protein sequence is MAPQTLLQIALFLLLLVQGARGRGPGEDFRFCGQRNQTQRSSLRYSETPELRISIQNSEEALTVHAPFPGVSPDPQDFPEPRGLYHFCLYWNRRAGKLHLQYGKKDFPLSDGASRLLCFQSQEESRAQGPPLLATSVSSWWRPWNTSLPSAAGFTFSFHDPPQKASHEASVDMCDLKRELQLLSQLLQHPQKMGRRPSPTPVHQRLQSLESKLASVRFTGHTASFEEDRVNATVWKLQPTAGLQDLHIHACQEEERGDILEYSVLLPRALFQKTKGRRGEAEKRLLLVDFSSQALFQDKNSSQVLGEKVLGIMVENTKVANLSEPVVLTFQHQPQPKNVTLQCVFWVEDLTLRSPGSWSDAGCETIRRETETSCLCNHLTYFAVLMVASMEVDPVHKHYLTLLSYVGCVISALACTLTIAAYLCSRRKTRDYTIKVHMNLLLAVFLLDVSFLLSEPVALAGSEAGCRASAIFLHFSLLACLSWMGLEGYNLYRLVVEVFGTYVPGYLLKLSIVGWGFPIFLVTLVALVDVNNYGPIILAVHRTPESIIYPSMCWIRDSLVSHVTNLGLFSLVFLFNAAMLGTMVVQILRLRPHAQKWPHVLTLLGLSLVLGLPWALVFFSFASGTFQLIVLYFFSIITSFQGFLIFLWYWSMRLQARGGPSPLKNSSDSARLPISSGSTSSSRI